A stretch of Caldanaerobius polysaccharolyticus DSM 13641 DNA encodes these proteins:
- a CDS encoding glycoside hydrolase family 53 protein — translation MENLFIKGADVSWLKLMEDCGARYYENGQLKDCLEILKNNGINYIRLRIWNNPPFEYCNKQSTLEMVKRLKKLGFKFLLDFHYSDFWADPAKQNKPAAWENLTFNELKDAVYNYTKEVICALKDQGTLPDMVQIGNEITWGMLWPDAKLSRENNGDEQWDKFTDLIKAGVNGVEDSLDSKQWIKIMIHIDRGGDNETSRWFFDNLISKSVEFDVIGLSFYPLWHGTLSMLKDNISDLALRYNKDIVVVECAYPFAINTVEGSQSIINDSSQLHEGYEATPEGQARYVRDLIAIVKGIPQGRGKGVFYWEPDWIKVPNNKADKISINNWYNQALFDFEGNALKALQVFKEF, via the coding sequence TTGGAAAACTTATTTATAAAAGGGGCAGATGTATCTTGGTTAAAACTTATGGAAGATTGTGGCGCTAGATATTACGAAAATGGGCAATTAAAAGACTGCTTAGAAATTTTAAAGAATAATGGAATCAATTATATAAGGCTTAGAATTTGGAATAATCCTCCTTTTGAGTATTGTAATAAGCAATCAACGCTTGAAATGGTAAAGCGTTTGAAAAAACTTGGATTCAAGTTTCTACTGGATTTTCACTATTCGGATTTTTGGGCCGATCCAGCAAAGCAAAATAAGCCTGCAGCATGGGAGAACTTGACTTTCAATGAACTTAAGGATGCTGTTTATAACTACACGAAAGAGGTAATATGCGCTTTAAAAGATCAAGGTACTTTGCCGGATATGGTTCAAATAGGTAATGAAATTACATGGGGAATGTTATGGCCTGACGCTAAACTCAGCCGCGAAAATAACGGTGATGAACAGTGGGATAAGTTTACTGATTTAATTAAGGCTGGTGTAAATGGTGTGGAAGACAGTTTAGACTCAAAACAATGGATAAAGATTATGATTCATATAGATAGAGGAGGAGACAATGAAACAAGTAGATGGTTTTTCGATAACCTGATTTCAAAAAGCGTTGAATTTGATGTAATCGGTTTGTCGTTTTACCCTTTATGGCACGGGACCTTATCGATGCTTAAGGATAACATTAGCGATCTTGCTTTAAGGTATAATAAAGACATTGTGGTAGTGGAATGCGCATATCCTTTTGCAATAAACACAGTAGAAGGTTCTCAGAGTATTATTAATGATTCCAGTCAACTGCACGAAGGGTATGAAGCTACACCAGAAGGTCAAGCCAGGTATGTAAGAGACCTTATTGCAATTGTTAAAGGTATACCTCAAGGTAGAGGTAAGGGTGTGTTTTACTGGGAACCCGATTGGATAAAGGTACCAAATAATAAAGCAGATAAAATATCAATCAATAATTGGTATAACCAAGCGTTATTTGATTTTGAAGGTAATGCGCTAAAGGCTTTACAGGTGTTTAAGGAATTTTAG
- a CDS encoding glycosyl hydrolase 53 family protein has product MTNKTKSFIVLAIVIVVIFFSVNVANANVQSTSSKIYVNPIRGLRSDFIKGADVSMLAQIEQNGGKFYDSGVRKDCLKILKDHGVNWIRLRIWNNPKDANGIWLGGGNNDEERTIYMAKRAKDLGLKILLDFHYSDFWADPGKQNKPAAWVNDSGEKLQQDVYDFTAKVIRDLKNNGVIPDMVQIGNEIDNGILWPDGKISGTGSGGYSGLAALLEQGIKAVRDNDPNKNDPEKKIKIMLHLSRGGDNALYRSFFDNLIYKQGLTDFDVIGLSYYPYWSGTLEELKYNINDISQRYNKYVVIAETAYAFTLDNADTTENNFGVKEEAIGGYKASVQGQATAVRNIMEVVSQVPDNKGLGVFYWEPDWIPVAGAGWKTDEGNAWENQAMFDFQGNALPSIDVFNLVSGAQGSVAPRILSIEPVNVSTEVGQAPTLPTTVNLVYDDESVRQASVTWESIDPDKYARPGSFTVTGTIPGVKFKAIATITVTNIINYVQNSGFEEGSLSHWNISGDISSVKIDKNAANAHSGSYSLNYWNDSAFTVTISQTITGLKNGYYKLSAYVDGSGGENSLQLFASDYGGPRLTADIHNSGWLVWQHPVISLIEVTNGQITIGLTIDGNSGNWGNLDDVQLIQVDASGSPIGGSVSTVLTTPSYVNSGDSFEIGYGLKDVSQAVYAQEITLSYDPMIFDFVKAVKSDDDTVISRIYSDTPGTVIIDTVNSKGLTVGKNLFNLTFRANTVDQLTYSNIAVTEAKLQITTKGGTTVDAALTSRTIAVGGTASVTLTSPTLVEPGNNFTLKIGISGILQPIYAQDITLNYDPNLFELLKIDSDGKSIVIDNVYDNIQGTARIIGINIGGLTGNSSVMKLTFRAKEVSQPANGVIFVADAQLGVAPQGNVIFPNLSSVNIKVESKGWIDNEGAATKSQGSTSNFNSIDSWKIIVTPVIDPITGIPTVNISVSDLNNALKNAPIDKYNVKTAVIDVPKIDGQTQYDIKLPASVFSSKIEKQKVEIATDVATITIPINMFSSAEVKGAKDIILSIKNVDKTKFDASVMTQIGTRPVIDLSVKVDSANILWNNPDAPVAISIPYKPTAEELKDQDHIVALYINDNEKAIAVPNSKYDPVSGKLIFTATHLGKYAVAFIHKTFNDISNYDWAKNAIEVLASKGITSGTSQTTFSPARKVSRAEYLSMLISALGLTAKVDENFDDVHKTDYYYESVGIAKKLGIVTGVGNKKFDPTEPITREDMMVLTFRALKAIGKLQSTGTTDDLVNFTDKNYISEYAEESIATLVKEGIVCGRANRIAPKDNATRAEAATIIYRVIKK; this is encoded by the coding sequence ATGACAAATAAAACTAAAAGTTTTATAGTATTGGCTATAGTAATTGTAGTAATATTTTTTTCAGTAAATGTAGCAAATGCAAATGTTCAATCAACCTCTTCAAAAATTTATGTAAATCCTATTAGAGGTCTTAGATCTGATTTTATAAAAGGCGCTGATGTATCGATGTTGGCGCAGATAGAACAAAATGGTGGAAAATTTTATGACAGTGGAGTACGAAAGGATTGTCTTAAAATTTTAAAAGACCATGGAGTAAATTGGATTAGGTTGAGGATCTGGAACAATCCTAAGGATGCTAATGGAATTTGGTTGGGTGGAGGAAATAATGACGAAGAGAGAACAATATACATGGCAAAAAGAGCAAAAGATTTAGGATTAAAGATTCTTCTTGATTTCCATTATAGTGATTTCTGGGCTGATCCTGGTAAACAAAACAAACCGGCTGCTTGGGTAAATGACAGCGGAGAAAAACTTCAGCAAGATGTATATGATTTTACAGCTAAAGTTATAAGAGATCTTAAAAATAATGGTGTAATCCCAGATATGGTTCAGATAGGAAATGAAATAGATAATGGTATATTGTGGCCTGATGGCAAGATTTCAGGAACAGGTTCTGGCGGTTATTCTGGCCTTGCAGCATTATTAGAGCAGGGAATTAAAGCTGTAAGGGATAATGATCCAAACAAAAATGATCCTGAGAAAAAGATAAAAATTATGCTGCACCTATCAAGGGGTGGAGATAATGCACTTTATCGTTCTTTTTTTGATAACTTGATATATAAACAGGGACTTACGGATTTTGATGTAATAGGGCTTTCATATTATCCATATTGGAGCGGTACCCTTGAGGAATTGAAATACAATATAAATGATATAAGTCAACGCTATAATAAGTATGTGGTTATTGCTGAAACTGCATATGCGTTTACTTTAGATAATGCAGACACAACTGAAAACAATTTTGGTGTTAAAGAAGAAGCTATAGGTGGCTATAAAGCTTCTGTGCAAGGTCAAGCTACTGCAGTAAGGAATATAATGGAGGTTGTTTCACAGGTACCCGACAATAAGGGACTTGGCGTTTTTTACTGGGAACCAGATTGGATTCCAGTTGCTGGTGCAGGATGGAAGACTGACGAAGGTAATGCTTGGGAAAATCAGGCTATGTTCGATTTTCAGGGCAACGCGCTTCCTTCAATAGATGTTTTTAATCTTGTATCAGGTGCTCAAGGTAGCGTAGCTCCGAGGATTTTATCTATAGAGCCTGTAAACGTATCGACAGAAGTTGGTCAAGCACCGACACTTCCGACTACAGTAAATCTGGTTTATGATGATGAATCGGTTAGGCAAGCTTCTGTAACATGGGAAAGTATTGATCCTGATAAATATGCACGTCCTGGTAGTTTTACCGTTACAGGTACAATTCCTGGCGTCAAGTTTAAGGCTATCGCTACTATTACTGTAACGAATATAATAAACTATGTACAAAATTCGGGATTTGAAGAAGGATCATTATCACATTGGAATATCTCAGGGGATATCTCTTCTGTAAAGATAGATAAGAATGCTGCTAATGCGCACTCAGGAAGCTATTCATTAAATTACTGGAATGATAGTGCATTTACAGTCACTATATCACAGACAATAACTGGATTAAAAAATGGTTATTATAAATTAAGTGCATATGTCGACGGTAGCGGAGGGGAGAACAGTTTACAGCTGTTTGCAAGTGATTATGGCGGTCCTCGATTAACTGCCGATATTCATAATTCTGGATGGCTTGTTTGGCAACATCCTGTTATTTCGTTAATTGAGGTTACAAATGGTCAAATTACGATAGGTTTAACCATTGACGGAAACAGTGGTAATTGGGGAAATCTTGATGATGTACAGCTAATTCAAGTCGATGCCTCTGGAAGTCCGATAGGAGGTTCTGTATCAACAGTGTTGACAACGCCCTCTTATGTTAACTCTGGAGACTCGTTTGAAATAGGTTATGGTTTAAAAGACGTCTCGCAAGCTGTTTATGCTCAGGAAATTACGCTAAGTTATGATCCAATGATTTTTGATTTTGTAAAAGCTGTTAAGTCGGATGATGATACTGTAATCTCCAGGATATACAGTGATACGCCAGGAACTGTGATTATAGACACAGTAAACAGCAAAGGACTAACAGTAGGTAAAAATTTATTCAATCTTACATTCAGAGCAAATACAGTTGATCAACTAACATATAGTAATATAGCTGTAACAGAAGCTAAGCTCCAAATCACAACGAAAGGTGGTACTACAGTAGATGCGGCGTTAACCAGCAGGACCATTGCTGTAGGTGGAACAGCTTCTGTAACGTTGACATCTCCTACTTTGGTAGAGCCAGGAAATAATTTTACGTTAAAAATAGGCATAAGTGGTATTTTACAGCCTATATATGCTCAAGATATTACGTTGAATTATGATCCGAACTTATTTGAGCTTTTGAAGATAGATAGTGATGGCAAATCTATAGTAATAGACAATGTGTATGACAATATACAGGGGACTGCTCGTATTATAGGTATTAATATTGGAGGACTAACTGGTAATTCTAGTGTAATGAAGCTTACATTTCGTGCCAAGGAAGTTTCGCAACCTGCAAATGGAGTTATATTTGTCGCAGATGCACAATTAGGTGTTGCACCCCAGGGAAATGTAATATTTCCTAATTTATCAAGTGTAAATATAAAAGTAGAAAGCAAGGGGTGGATTGACAATGAAGGGGCAGCTACAAAAAGCCAAGGAAGTACAAGTAATTTTAATTCGATAGATTCATGGAAAATAATTGTAACACCTGTGATTGATCCTATTACGGGTATTCCAACGGTAAATATTAGCGTTAGTGATTTGAATAATGCTTTAAAAAATGCCCCAATAGATAAATACAATGTGAAAACAGCTGTAATTGATGTACCGAAAATTGACGGACAAACACAGTATGATATTAAATTACCCGCCTCTGTTTTTTCTTCAAAGATAGAAAAACAAAAAGTTGAAATTGCAACGGATGTTGCTACAATTACTATACCTATTAATATGTTTAGTTCAGCTGAAGTTAAAGGAGCAAAGGATATAATATTGAGCATTAAAAATGTAGACAAGACAAAATTTGACGCATCTGTAATGACACAGATTGGCACCAGACCTGTGATAGACTTGAGTGTAAAAGTGGATAGCGCAAATATATTATGGAACAATCCTGATGCGCCCGTTGCCATATCCATTCCTTATAAGCCAACTGCAGAAGAGTTAAAAGATCAAGATCATATCGTTGCATTATACATAAATGATAATGAAAAAGCTATAGCTGTACCAAACTCTAAATATGACCCTGTATCAGGAAAGTTGATCTTTACAGCAACACATTTAGGAAAATATGCAGTCGCATTTATTCATAAAACATTTAATGATATAAGCAATTATGACTGGGCAAAAAATGCGATAGAAGTTCTTGCATCTAAAGGTATTACAAGCGGAACGTCACAAACAACATTTAGCCCGGCTAGGAAGGTGTCTAGAGCGGAATATTTGTCAATGCTTATATCAGCGCTTGGTTTAACTGCTAAAGTTGATGAAAATTTCGACGATGTTCATAAGACAGATTATTATTATGAGTCTGTAGGGATTGCGAAAAAACTTGGAATAGTTACGGGAGTGGGCAATAAGAAATTTGATCCAACTGAACCTATTACGCGAGAGGATATGATGGTATTAACGTTTAGAGCACTTAAGGCAATAGGAAAATTACAGTCCACAGGAACAACTGATGATTTAGTCAATTTTACAGATAAAAATTATATATCTGAGTATGCGGAAGAAAGTATAGCTACGCTAGTTAAGGAAGGAATTGTATGTGGTCGGGCCAATAGGATTGCACCTAAAGATAACGCCACTAGGGCTGAAGCTGCTACAATTATATACAGAGTAATTAAAAAATAG
- a CDS encoding Ig-like domain-containing protein → MKKLFKFLSFILTMFLMVVNSPTNVVWADPVNLVQNPGFESGLDSWTVDQSQSNIASINSSGKAEEIKSGNNSLAIYYGSSYTLKVTQTITNIPPGKYSLTVYAEGDPSENKANIQLFANNYGGPQLTASITNTGWGKWVQYSINNIEVTTGTCTIGIQVDSNAPYWGTFDDFAFIRVGEIGASPTINSIKPITVNTVINNPPQLPSVVTAVYNDGSTKQVDVTWDAIDPLDYQQIHSFNVYGTVSGTVYRAQATVIVNYKSMDLNNNGLFDVGDLAVAMYYYQTKSEDVNWSSAKVADINNDGIVDLIDMKLIARQILEKN, encoded by the coding sequence ATGAAGAAACTTTTTAAATTTTTGTCGTTTATTTTAACGATGTTTTTGATGGTTGTAAACTCACCTACGAATGTAGTGTGGGCTGATCCTGTAAATCTTGTACAAAATCCGGGGTTTGAATCAGGTTTAGATAGCTGGACTGTCGATCAAAGCCAAAGTAATATAGCTTCTATTAATTCTTCTGGAAAAGCTGAAGAAATAAAATCAGGTAATAACTCTCTTGCTATTTATTATGGGTCAAGCTATACATTGAAAGTAACACAAACTATTACAAATATTCCACCTGGTAAATATTCTTTAACTGTTTATGCAGAGGGCGATCCATCGGAAAACAAGGCAAATATTCAGTTGTTTGCTAATAATTACGGTGGACCACAACTAACGGCGAGTATTACTAACACGGGTTGGGGTAAATGGGTACAATATTCAATAAATAATATAGAAGTTACCACCGGAACATGTACAATAGGAATTCAAGTAGATTCAAACGCGCCTTATTGGGGTACTTTTGATGACTTTGCATTTATAAGGGTAGGTGAGATTGGTGCTTCACCTACAATTAATTCTATAAAACCTATTACCGTAAATACAGTGATTAATAATCCGCCACAACTTCCTTCTGTCGTAACAGCCGTTTATAATGATGGTTCTACGAAACAGGTAGATGTCACATGGGATGCGATAGATCCGCTGGATTATCAACAAATTCATTCTTTTAATGTTTATGGTACTGTAAGCGGGACAGTGTATCGAGCACAGGCTACTGTAATAGTCAATTACAAGTCTATGGATCTAAATAATAATGGTTTATTTGATGTTGGAGATTTAGCAGTTGCAATGTACTATTATCAAACAAAATCAGAAGATGTCAATTGGAGTAGTGCAAAAGTTGCTGATATCAATAACGATGGAATAGTAGATTTGATTGATATGAAACTAATAGCTAGGCAAATCCTTGAAAAAAACTAG
- a CDS encoding DUF6514 family protein, giving the protein MYKLYIGEGLSYEYELVESRVRVPAENRVLIVVAYGIKITAIDKDGGEFSQVYDKISPYRDKVEQLVDRFAGLALSPYHLYEVLDDIVEMYIDDFELYAFDSISDHSYRSIDMAI; this is encoded by the coding sequence TTGTACAAGCTTTATATCGGTGAAGGTTTAAGTTACGAATACGAGCTGGTTGAGAGCCGGGTTAGGGTACCTGCTGAGAACCGTGTGTTGATTGTTGTGGCGTATGGTATAAAGATTACAGCTATTGATAAGGATGGAGGGGAGTTTTCTCAGGTTTACGATAAGATCAGTCCGTACAGGGATAAAGTGGAACAACTTGTTGACCGATTTGCCGGTTTAGCCCTTTCGCCTTACCACTTATACGAAGTGTTGGATGATATTGTAGAGATGTACATAGATGACTTTGAGCTCTACGCCTTTGATAGCATTAGTGACCACTCTTATAGAAGTATAGATATGGCGATATAG
- a CDS encoding TIGR01906 family membrane protein: MRKAVFSVMAMLFVLSFAVTFILSNLQVVAFSDSFYKAEFKKYRVSESTGISQEQLMVISKDIRDYLLGKRDDIDVTVKVAGEVKPLFDRREIAHMKDVKDLFAKGFLVRNSFTVLLIMSVVYFVVAARTKLYQLMKWVAVVSIGMIGIVFILLSMDFDRYFTYFHLIFFNNDLWLLDPSKEMLVNLFPQGFFSDAAFYVLAYYTAELIIAVMACRILGVERRKR; encoded by the coding sequence ATGAGAAAAGCAGTTTTTTCTGTTATGGCTATGTTATTTGTACTGTCGTTTGCGGTAACATTTATTTTGTCAAATTTGCAAGTAGTGGCTTTTAGCGATAGTTTTTATAAAGCGGAATTTAAGAAGTACAGGGTATCTGAGAGTACAGGTATATCCCAAGAGCAATTGATGGTGATTTCAAAAGATATAAGGGATTATCTTTTAGGAAAAAGAGACGATATAGATGTAACGGTTAAAGTGGCAGGAGAGGTAAAGCCTCTATTTGATAGGCGTGAAATTGCTCATATGAAAGACGTAAAGGACTTGTTCGCAAAGGGTTTTTTAGTGAGAAATAGTTTTACAGTGCTGTTGATTATGTCTGTAGTGTATTTTGTTGTTGCGGCAAGAACTAAGTTGTATCAACTTATGAAGTGGGTAGCCGTTGTTTCCATTGGTATGATAGGCATCGTTTTTATATTGTTAAGCATGGATTTTGACAGGTACTTTACTTATTTTCATTTAATATTTTTTAATAACGATTTGTGGCTTTTAGATCCTTCAAAGGAGATGCTGGTTAATCTGTTTCCTCAGGGTTTTTTTAGCGATGCGGCTTTTTACGTGCTAGCGTATTACACTGCGGAACTGATAATAGCCGTAATGGCGTGTAGGATCTTGGGTGTTGAAAGGAGAAAGCGTTGA
- a CDS encoding bifunctional ADP-dependent NAD(P)H-hydrate dehydratase/NAD(P)H-hydrate epimerase — protein sequence MVKVATGEQMREIDKYAIEVLGIPGIVLMENAALSVVDCIISRWKFKSAVVFAGSGNNGGDGFAIARHLFNKGYDVKVFVLSAINSIKGDARTNFDILLKMGVYVMEVLQKENLKFAEKFVKDCDVIVDAIFGTGFKGEIKGIVREAVEIINNSGKRVVSVDIPSGVEASTGKIHGSCVKADLTITFQLPKIGLVVHPGTEVAGEVVVSDIGIPQQAINVQDIKVMLNDESMALRCFPPRIEDSHKGNYGKALIIAGSRGMTGAAVMAAVSCLKSGAGLVYLAVPEEVLETVEGMALEVIKVGYRRFEDLHEHIVNCDAIAMGPGMGQSDLTAELVSKVIEICDKPMVLDADALNYLSKNQDLLRSIKAPFIITPHPGEMARLVGTTVDEIQSDRIGVAFEFSQKYKAVTVLKGSKTVIASEKGIVLNTNGNPGMATAGAGDVLTGIIAGLLAQRCDAVSAAAGGVFLHGMAGDIAKEKVGEYGMTAGDIIRYIPEAIRKLQKIK from the coding sequence ATGGTAAAGGTTGCAACTGGTGAACAGATGAGAGAAATAGATAAATACGCTATAGAGGTGCTGGGTATACCTGGTATAGTTTTAATGGAAAACGCAGCTCTTTCTGTGGTAGACTGCATTATTTCTAGATGGAAATTTAAGTCTGCTGTTGTCTTCGCAGGTAGCGGAAATAATGGTGGCGATGGATTTGCTATTGCCAGACATTTATTTAATAAAGGGTACGATGTAAAAGTCTTTGTTTTAAGCGCTATTAACTCTATAAAAGGCGATGCGAGAACAAATTTTGACATTTTACTCAAAATGGGCGTATACGTTATGGAGGTATTACAAAAGGAAAATCTTAAATTTGCAGAAAAGTTTGTAAAGGATTGTGATGTCATCGTAGATGCTATTTTTGGCACTGGCTTTAAAGGCGAGATTAAAGGTATTGTGAGGGAAGCCGTTGAGATCATAAACAACTCAGGAAAGCGCGTGGTTTCTGTAGACATCCCTTCAGGAGTGGAGGCCAGTACGGGGAAGATACACGGTTCGTGCGTTAAAGCTGATTTGACAATAACATTTCAATTGCCTAAAATAGGACTTGTGGTACATCCAGGGACAGAAGTGGCAGGAGAAGTGGTTGTCAGCGATATAGGAATACCTCAGCAAGCTATAAACGTGCAGGATATTAAGGTGATGTTAAACGATGAGAGCATGGCTTTGAGGTGTTTTCCCCCTCGAATTGAGGATTCCCATAAAGGGAATTACGGGAAAGCATTAATAATTGCCGGTTCACGAGGTATGACAGGCGCTGCCGTTATGGCTGCTGTATCCTGCCTGAAATCGGGAGCTGGTCTGGTTTACCTTGCCGTTCCTGAAGAGGTCTTGGAAACTGTAGAAGGTATGGCCTTGGAAGTGATCAAGGTAGGTTACAGAAGGTTTGAGGATCTACATGAGCATATAGTAAATTGCGATGCAATAGCGATGGGCCCTGGTATGGGACAATCAGACTTAACAGCTGAGTTGGTATCAAAAGTTATTGAAATCTGCGATAAGCCGATGGTACTAGATGCAGATGCTTTAAACTATCTGTCAAAAAATCAAGATCTCCTGAGGTCTATAAAAGCGCCTTTCATAATAACACCGCACCCAGGAGAGATGGCGAGACTTGTTGGCACTACAGTGGATGAGATTCAAAGTGATAGGATAGGCGTTGCTTTTGAATTTTCCCAAAAGTATAAAGCCGTGACCGTGCTTAAAGGTTCAAAAACGGTTATCGCATCAGAAAAAGGAATTGTGTTAAATACTAATGGCAACCCTGGGATGGCTACAGCTGGTGCAGGTGATGTTCTTACAGGAATAATTGCTGGGCTCCTTGCTCAAAGGTGCGATGCCGTGTCGGCAGCGGCGGGAGGTGTTTTTTTGCATGGAATGGCTGGAGACATAGCGAAAGAAAAAGTTGGCGAATATGGAATGACAGCTGGTGATATAATAAGGTATATACCTGAAGCCATTAGAAAATTGCAAAAAATTAAATGA
- the alr gene encoding alanine racemase yields MNEFLRPVWAEINLSNIRYNIRNIKAHLKEGVEVIAVVKADAYGHGSKRVSQVLIQEGVKYLAVAILDEAIELRKCGIQVPILILGYTPVEQLKYVVQYDITQTVFDLNYAKMLSEEAVARHKRAKIHVKIDTGMGRIGYTDYERARREILQMSSLPGIQVEGIFTHFASADERDKEYTYRQYRIFCQLLNSLKGQLEIPLKHVSNSAAILDLPDMSLDAIRPGIILYGHYPSEDVTRSISVKPAMSLKAKVVHVKEVEPGTYISYGRRFETKRKSVIATIPIGYADGYTRMLTGKSRVLVKGRFAPVVGTICMDQMMVDVTEINDVKVGDEVVLFGMSGSNEITIEEIAGQLGTINYEILCMVGRRVPRVYIDS; encoded by the coding sequence TTGAATGAATTTTTAAGACCGGTATGGGCTGAAATTAATTTGAGCAATATCCGATACAATATAAGGAACATTAAAGCGCACTTAAAAGAAGGGGTAGAAGTAATTGCGGTGGTAAAGGCTGATGCTTATGGGCATGGCTCTAAGCGCGTGTCCCAGGTCCTCATACAAGAGGGCGTAAAATACCTGGCAGTAGCGATATTAGACGAAGCCATTGAGCTCAGGAAATGCGGTATACAGGTACCTATACTGATATTAGGATATACCCCTGTAGAGCAACTTAAGTATGTAGTACAATACGATATTACGCAAACCGTATTTGACCTAAATTACGCGAAGATGTTATCAGAAGAAGCCGTTGCAAGACATAAAAGGGCAAAAATCCACGTAAAAATAGACACAGGCATGGGCAGAATAGGCTATACAGATTATGAAAGAGCAAGGCGAGAAATACTGCAGATGTCGTCATTGCCTGGTATACAAGTAGAAGGTATTTTTACTCATTTTGCTTCTGCCGATGAGAGAGATAAAGAATATACTTACAGACAATACAGGATTTTTTGCCAGTTATTAAATAGCTTGAAAGGGCAGTTAGAAATCCCGTTAAAACACGTATCCAATAGTGCAGCAATATTAGATCTACCTGATATGAGCTTAGACGCGATAAGGCCAGGTATAATCTTATACGGCCACTACCCTTCAGAAGATGTAACTAGATCAATTTCTGTTAAGCCTGCGATGTCTTTAAAAGCTAAAGTAGTCCACGTCAAAGAGGTGGAGCCAGGTACGTATATAAGTTATGGAAGGAGGTTTGAAACCAAGAGAAAAAGTGTAATAGCTACAATCCCAATCGGCTATGCCGATGGCTATACCCGGATGCTGACAGGCAAGTCAAGGGTTTTGGTAAAGGGGCGATTTGCTCCTGTGGTAGGTACGATATGCATGGATCAGATGATGGTAGACGTCACAGAAATAAATGACGTTAAAGTGGGAGATGAGGTGGTTCTGTTCGGCATGAGTGGTAGTAACGAGATAACAATTGAAGAAATCGCTGGCCAGTTGGGCACTATAAACTATGAGATACTGTGTATGGTAGGGAGAAGGGTTCCCAGGGTTTATATTGACAGTTGA
- a CDS encoding CopG family ribbon-helix-helix protein — protein MGANKRILVSLPESLLEEVDHIASIENCNRSEFIREAMKLYIKEKKKMRIRESMKKGYLEMAAINMELAELGFTAENECITTYEIKLSKCD, from the coding sequence GTGGGCGCCAATAAGAGGATTCTTGTCAGTCTTCCTGAGAGCTTGTTAGAGGAAGTCGATCATATTGCGTCTATAGAGAATTGCAATAGGTCTGAATTTATACGTGAGGCGATGAAGCTTTATATAAAAGAGAAAAAGAAAATGCGAATAAGGGAGAGCATGAAAAAAGGTTATCTGGAAATGGCTGCAATAAATATGGAACTGGCGGAGTTAGGGTTTACGGCTGAAAATGAATGTATTACCACTTACGAAATAAAATTGTCAAAGTGTGATTGA
- a CDS encoding type II toxin-antitoxin system PemK/MazF family toxin, producing the protein MVIRRGDVFYADLSPVIGSEQGGVRPVLIIQNDIGNKYSPTVIVAAITSQINKAKLPTHVEITGTDIGLSKDSVILLEQVRTIDKKRLREKIGHLESDVMEKVNEAIQISMGLIDF; encoded by the coding sequence ATGGTTATCAGGCGAGGAGACGTTTTTTATGCGGATTTAAGCCCTGTAATCGGTTCCGAGCAGGGAGGTGTAAGGCCAGTTCTGATAATACAAAATGATATAGGCAATAAGTACAGCCCTACTGTTATCGTTGCTGCGATAACATCTCAGATAAATAAGGCAAAACTGCCCACTCATGTCGAGATAACGGGTACAGATATAGGACTTTCCAAGGATTCTGTAATATTGTTAGAGCAGGTTAGAACTATTGACAAAAAGCGGTTGCGGGAAAAAATAGGGCATCTGGAAAGTGATGTAATGGAAAAGGTCAATGAAGCAATTCAGATAAGTATGGGATTGATAGATTTTTGA